One region of Centropristis striata isolate RG_2023a ecotype Rhode Island chromosome 3, C.striata_1.0, whole genome shotgun sequence genomic DNA includes:
- the LOC131968107 gene encoding T-complex protein 11 X-linked protein 2-like has protein sequence MGARIWPKNNKKLFNFKGKKKTVAEMPNQRDEAADDSPADLPCLEKLDSPTGSPPTASLSSLMELENCVSNLNLAHEIVLNRDFCFKPRSPPTDSLEGIVTETIHRAFWDSLQEQLNDDPPNYSHAVTLLQEVKTMLQSLLLPGHVRLRSQLDEVLDMELIQQEVDHGALDLHRLAGYIINTMASLCAPVRDPAIRALRDLRDPVELLREIFRVLGLMKTDMVNFTIQSLRPHLLQQAVQYERAKFQQILDKQPASLDDTTAWLQAAASEEAAAVSAGPESPRPDSRGPVSATAVLNRAYMRLLHWDPRDQKYPETVLMDRARLDVLGQRLQLLVLEASVLLLTNAQCGGAVFSLQGFVGKLRQSVTVLLEGSHTREADLKGALLGLRETVLQLVTEAVRSHGGAALPQESRDLLKGQISELWKHNNPVRTLIGERVQGFLQAMLQGGPAKRSPELPAPLRLVSAELSELGTAFGRIVHFNRTVFGPFYAPVLRKLLFPPGEAETGDDTR, from the exons ACTGTTGCTGAAATGCCAAATCAAAGAGACGAGGCTGCTGATGATTCCCCAGCTGACCTTCCCTGTCTGGAAAAACTTGACTCTCCCACAG GGAGCCCACCCACCGCCTCATTATCCAGTCTGATGGAGCTGGAAAATTGTGTTTCCAACCTGAACCTCGCGCATGAGATAGTACTGAACAGAGACTTCTGCTTCAAACCCAGGAGCCCTCCCACAGACAG CCTGGAGGGCATAGTGACTGAGACCATTCACCGAGCCTTTTGGGACAGTCTTCAAGAGCAACTGAATGACGATCCTCCAAACTACAGCCATGCTGTCACTCTGCTGCAGGAAGTCAAGACG ATGCTTCAGTCCCTGCTGCTGCCCGGTCACGTCAGGCTGAGGTCTCAGCTGGACGAGGTGCTGGACATGGAGCTGATCCAACAGGAAGTCGATCATGGAGCTCTGGATCTCCACAGACTGGCAGGATACATCATCAACACCATGGCATCCTTATGTGCACCTGTGCGAGACCCAGCAATCAGAGCTCTGAGGGACCTGAGGGACCCCGTGGAGCTGTTGAG AGAGATCTTCCGCGTCTTGGGCCTGATGAAGACCGACATGGTTAACTTCACCATCCAGAGCCTGAGGcctcacctcctgcagcaggctgTGCAGTACGAGAGGGCCAAGTTCCAGCAGATCCTGGACAAGCAGCCGG CTTCTCTGGATGATACCACCGCTTGGCTTCAGGCAGCAGCATCAGAAGAGGCGGCAGCAGTCAGTGCTGGGCCCGAGTCTCCCCGTCCTGACAGCCGAGGTCCTGTCAGCGCCACCGCTGTCCTCAACCGGGCCTACATGCGTCTGCTACACTGGGACCCGCGAGACCAGAAATATCCCGAG ACTGTGCTGATGGACCGAGCCCGCCTGGACGTTCTGGGCCAGCGGCTCCAGTTGCTGGTTCTGGAGGCGTCAGTGCTGCTCCTGACCAATGCTCAGTGTGGGGGCGCCGTTTTCTCCCTGCAGGGGTTTGTAGGTAAACTCAGGCAGTCCGTCACTGTCCTGCTGGAGGGCAGTCACACCAG GGAAGCAGACCTAAAGGGGGCGCTGCTGGGGCTCAGGGAGACAGTGCTGCAGCTGGTGACCGAAGCTGTGAGGAGCCACGGAGGAGCAGCGCTGCCTCAGGAGAGCCGAGATCTGCTGAAAGGACAAATCTCTGAGCTGTGGAAGCACAACAACCCTGTCCGCACACTCATAG GAGAAAGGGTACAGGGCTTCCTCCAGGCCATGCTGCAGGGCGGCCCCGCTAAAAGGAGTCCAGAGCTGCCCGCTCCCCTCAGGCTGGTGAGCGCCGAGCTCTCCGAGCTGGGGACGGCCTTTGGGCGAATCGTCCACTTCAACCGAACGGTCTTCGGTCCCTTCTACGCACCCGTCCTTAGGAAACTGCTGTTCCCGCCAGGAGAGGCCGAGACCGGGGACGACACGCGCTAG